In Elaeis guineensis isolate ETL-2024a chromosome 1, EG11, whole genome shotgun sequence, a genomic segment contains:
- the LOC140852859 gene encoding zinc finger A20 and AN1 domain-containing stress-associated protein 8-like — MRNLGGICDALALFFCLKYGRNRDPTHLSLSVPFVILSPSPFRALNSTIPSGFLAARGTFEAHRLGEDRRKGIVKGPFEQKKTMEHDETGCQAPEGPILCINNCGFFGSAATMNMCSKCHKEMILKQEQAKLAASSIGNIVNGNGSGGGKEPVISGNVDIAACSVETKAVLAQPSDAPVSGEGGEAKVKEGPNRCNTCRKRVGLTGFNCRCGNLFCATHRYSDKHNCPFDYRTAARDAIAKANPVVKAEKVDKI; from the exons ATGCGGAACTTAGGTGGGATATGTGACGCTCTGGCCCTGTTCTTCTGTCTTAAATACGGGCGGAATCGTGACCCaacccacctctctctctctgtgccaTTCGTCATTTTATCGCCGTCCCCCTTTCGAGCCCTCAATTCCACGATTCCGAGTGGATTTCTGGCCGCTAGG GGGACCTTCGAAGCGCATAGATTGGGGGAAGATCGCCGCAAAGGAATCGTGAAGGGGCCATTCGAACAG AAAAAAACCATGGAACACGATGAGACTGGATGCCAGGCCCCTGAAGGTCCAATTCTCTGCATCAACAACTGTGGTTTCTTCGGAAGTGCAGCTACCATGAATATGTGTTCCAAGTGCCACAAGGAGATGATCTTGAAGCAGGAACAGGCCAAGTTGGCGGCTTCCTCCATTGGCAATATTGTGAATGGCAATGGCAGTGGTGGCGGTAAAGAGCCAGTCATTTCGGGGAATGTGGACATAGCTGCTTGTTCTGTAGAGACAAAAGCCGTTTTGGCACAACCATCCGATGCTCCGGTCTCTGGCGAGGGTGGGGAAGCAAAGGTGAAGGAGGGTCCAAATAGATGCAACACTTGTAGGAAACGGGTGGGTCTGACGGGCTTTAATTGTCGTTGTGGGAACCTTTTCTGTGCTACGCACCGCTATTCCGACAAGCATAACTGCCCGTTTGACTACCGAACAGCTGCTAGGGATGCCATTGCTAAAGCAAACCCTGTAGTTAAGGCTGAAAAGGTTGACAAGATTTAG